A single Lactuca sativa cultivar Salinas chromosome 8, Lsat_Salinas_v11, whole genome shotgun sequence DNA region contains:
- the LOC111911553 gene encoding U1 small nuclear ribonucleoprotein A — protein MAEMAVGGDIPTNNTIYINNLNEKTKLDELKKSLQAVFSQFGKILEILAFKTLKHKGQAWVVFEDVSSATSALKQMQGFPFYDKPMRIQYAKTKSDVIAKSDGTFVPRERRKRHEEKGGKKRKGQHDGNQAAVGVNQGYGGAYGGPPPLSQIPYMGGGAKSGMPEAPAPPNSILFVQKLPHQTSSMMLQMLFGQHQGFKEVRMVEAKPGIAFIEYGDEMQATVAMQSLQGFKINPDSPMFITYAKK, from the exons ATGGCGGAGATGGCGGTCGGCGGCGACATTCCAACGAATAACACCATATACATCAACAATTTGAACGAGAAAACAAAGCTTGATG AGTTAAAGAAATCGCTGCAAGCGGTGTTCTCACAATTTGGCAAAATCCTGGAGATACTTGCGTTTAAAACCCTAAAACACAAAGGTCAAGCGTGGGTTGTTTTTGAGGATGTTTCATCTGCCACCAGTGCTCTCAAACAGATGCAGGGTTTTCCATTCTACGACAAACCTATG AGAATACAATATGCTAAAACAAAATCAGACGTGATTGCAAAATCAGATGGGACTTTCGTACCTCGTGAAAGACGAAAGAGGCACGAAGAAAAAg GAGGTAAGAAACGCAAAGGGCAACATGATGGTAATCAAGCTGCAGTTGGTGTAAACCAAGGTTATGGTGGTGCTTATGGTGGTCCTCCTCCT TTATCACAAATACCATACATGGGTGGTGGGGCAAAATCCGGGATGCCAGAGGCACCGGCCCCACCAAACAGCATCTTGTTTGTGCAAAAACTGCCTCATCAAACATCATCCATGATGCTGCAAATGTTGTTTGGGCAACATCAAGGATTCAAAGAAGTAAGAATGGTGGAAGCAAAACCAGGGATTGCTTTTATAGAGTATGGAGATGAGATGCAAGCAACTGTTGCCATGCAAAGTCTTCAAGGATTTAAGATTAATCCTGATAGCCCTATGTTCATCACCTATGCTAAGAAATAG